ACCGTATGCTGTCTCAGTTGCGTGGGTAGTGGCGGTGGGGCCTTGAGGATACTCCGTGGCAGCTGGTATGGCATGTTGTAGTTCGGCtcgggcggcggcggcggtggtggtggtagCGGTGGTATAATGGCTAGCGGCTGCTGGGTAGGATTAGACTCTGATACTGTACTGGTAATTGTTTTGCTCTTACGCGACTGCTTGGGCCTGGAGGCGGCCGCTGGAATGGGATCCGCCGATCGTTTGTTGGGGCTAGCACCATTTTCGGCGATGATGGGAGGCGGCGACTGCGACTCCATTGCATTGCAAAAATCCATGGGTTCCTCTTTGATCACCGCATCGGGCTCCATTAACGGCATGGGCATTTTCGGTGAGATCTCCTCGGATTTTTCAGTCTGCTCCTTGGCTGCAATCTCCAGCTGGAGCTGAGCCACCAACTCGTCTGAATTATCATTCCTCTTGGCTGTCCGACGATTGAATCTTGCCCTACGCTTGGGCAAGTACTTGACCACCACAGCCCGACGAACGCGACCCTTGCGTCTGGCTTGTGTTTGGTTCGAAGAAGCCTCGCTTTTATTACAAGACTCCCCCAAAACTTCTGCCTGGCTCTCTGCAATCGGAGGCCGCGAGTTTGTGGCCGCTGCTGTTACCGGGGTAGCAAGCGTGGAGAGTATCAAAGatgatgctgttgctggtcCATGGTTCCTGCAGATCGCTAAATTGAGCAGCAGAAACTTGCGGTTTTGCAGCTCCAGGCTGTGAATTTCCAAGTCGGATTTCTCCTTTTGGAATTTCATGATCATTTCCTCGAGAAGGCTACGTCTATTCTGATTCTCCAAGAGACGAAGATCGATTTCGACAAGATAATGGGCCACCATGTCATTCGAAAGTTCCAGAAGATCAGTGGATTCGGACAGGGAATAGACGCCTGGGGAGACTCGAGCCAATGTGGAATCCAGAAATCCAGACGGATAAACAGAAAATGGTGGGATAATTGGACGCGGGGGCAAGGCTGGTGGGCTCTGAAGAAAGGGAAGTCCTGGTGGACTCTGAAGCGAAGACAATGCTGGTGGACTCTGACGAGGAGGCAATGCTGGTGGACTCTGACGAGAAGGCAATGCTGGTGGACTCTGACGAGAAGGCAATGCTGGTGGACTCTGACGAGAAGGCAATGCTGGTGGACTCTGACGAGAAGACGGCGAGGGAGAACTCTGACGAGGACTCTGACTAGAGGGTGGTGCCACTGCAGTTTCCCCCAGGGATCTTTGATGTGGCGGCGGCTCTTTTGCAGATTCAGCACTCTCTGAGGCGGCACTCGTCACCGTGCTAATCCTATTGCTCAGCTTTTTCGCCTCCTGTTCCTTTGAACGCTTTgccgccgcctgctgcttctgctgattAACCACATGCACCATCTGCCGCAGCAGGAACTCAATGCCCTGCCGATTGTTTCGCAGCTTGAGATTATTTTGCATTTTGGCTATTTCCATTTTGCTGATGCTTTGGGAATTGTGGTCGCTGGATGTCACAACGCAGGATATGAAGTGCAGACGAGTGTGTATACTGTCGCTATTCAGGCTTTTGTATCTCTCTGCTAGCGATTCCTTGAGATGCGGCAGAATCAGCTTCTCGAAACTGTCTACCACATAGGCCGCATCAAGCTTTAGCCTCTGCCTGTAGCGCCGCTTAGAGGACTCGGTGCTGCATTGAGAAGTGGTCGAGTGATCACTAGCTTCTTCATCGTTGGGTTTTGCCACTGCGGTTGCCTGCCGCTGCGGTTGTGTCTTGTTGTGAGGCTTATCCACAGTTTCAGCTTCAGCCTCATCTTCATCAGAGGAAGAGCTGACAACTATTGTTGCATTACCCGTCGGCTGAATTATTTCGCAGTCTGTGATCTCCTTTTTGATCGAAAGTGTGGCTTCTGGGGGGGCTGGAGCGGTATCCTTTGGAGTGCTCTCTTTAGTTTTATCTTTTGGTTTGGCTTTCTTGGGCGAGGATATGCCTACTTTGCGTTCTTGCCTCTCGCCACTGCTCAACTTTTTGTCTTGTTTTGGGAATGGTAGCAAAGGACCGCGGGGCGGTAAGCTGCCATTGAGACGGCCATTATATTGACGCACTGCGGTCATTGTCTTCACCTCGTCGGCGGCTTTGAGCCGTCTCATCAGATTATTGGCACCAGCCATTGTCTCTGTTGGGGTCTCCTTTTCTGTGGGACTAgagttcttttctttttctggAATTTTACTGCACTGCCCGCTCTTAATGCTAGAGTTTTGTTCTTGTTCCTGTTTGGACTCTGGACTATTTTTACTGCACTCCCCTCTCTTAATGCTAGGTTCCGTTTGGATTTCTCGTTTCTCTAATGCCACTTTCTCCTTTTGTGGACTTGACTTGCTTCCGTCAGCCTCTGAAGTGCTTATGCTAAGGCACTTTTCGATCTCTTGGAGCAGTGCTTTTGGTAAGTCGATGTCATCAACGATCTCGTCTTCAATCGGTAACGTGACCCGGCTTTCCTTCGGCTTTTCAAGATCAAATTTCTTGAGCTGGCGACCAATTTCGTCCATTCGTCGTTTTCGGGCCTGGAACTTGAGGTGCTCCTCGTATATGGTGTCACTGTTGTTGATTATATACTTGAGGCTCTCCTTGTCTAGGGTCGCGAGGTGACTTTTGATTGAGGTAGGACTATCCGGTGGATCGAGGGCACCACTGCCAGCCACAGTAAGTCGGCGAATTTTGGGGGCAGGTCTGTAGGACAAAGGATTCGGCGGTCTTTCGGGTGGGGCAGTGCGTCCTAGGCGGTTCTTCTCGGTTGCAGCTTGGATCTCGTGGTTCAGCAGCTCTGTTAAAGGACGTACTTTGATCTTGGGATATGTTTGACTAGACTCAGACTCTGCTGCTGGCGGGGGATTCTCACTGGGTTTCTCATTGGCTTTAGTTGGAGTTTGATCGTGGTCGCGGAAGGTTCCTGAGAAGCTTAATTCCTTGCTGCACCTGGTAGCAATGGGTTTGGGGACTTTGATTTGACTAGAATCCCCTCCCAATGCTGCTTTTTCTTTATTTGACTGGCCACTAAATGGCCTCTCTTTATTTTCTGGCTGTTCTTTCAAATTGCTTGGTGTTTTCAGAAGGCAAGTATCAGCTTTAGAAGCTCCTTTTGATTTACAATCAACTTCTGTTCGTTTCAGTTCTTGTGATTTGTGATTTTGATTGTTCTTCTTACTTCGGGCGGGGATATCGCACTTGTTTGATCTAGAAAC
This region of Drosophila miranda strain MSH22 chromosome 2, D.miranda_PacBio2.1, whole genome shotgun sequence genomic DNA includes:
- the LOC108155085 gene encoding uncharacterized protein LOC108155085 isoform X1; protein product: MDTAEPEATAPAAQSNADSGTSKTEKTDSAPTEPSSSAAASASASAPGSRYNSRHGRDGNNAGRTGGHWDSTDHWQQNNHYAQRRINERWNRDMDRDRDSDSFFNPRFSNSNNPYQRNRPPNYRWQRNDYSDRSYYGQERYSRYERRTSEDRHNWGYNPTRNNGGDQIRQFNRNPESKELKETEIDCESKRASKAGLQPLETQKKSKENPENKESPFRGQSNPKGGVSRSNKCDIPARSKKNNQNHKSQELKRTEVDCKSKGASKADTCLLKTPSNLKEQPENKERPFSGQSNKEKAALGGDSSQIKVPKPIATRCSKELSFSGTFRDHDQTPTKANEKPSENPPPAAESESSQTYPKIKVRPLTELLNHEIQAATEKNRLGRTAPPERPPNPLSYRPAPKIRRLTVAGSGALDPPDSPTSIKSHLATLDKESLKYIINNSDTIYEEHLKFQARKRRMDEIGRQLKKFDLEKPKESRVTLPIEDEIVDDIDLPKALLQEIEKCLSISTSEADGSKSSPQKEKVALEKREIQTEPSIKRGECSKNSPESKQEQEQNSSIKSGQCSKIPEKEKNSSPTEKETPTETMAGANNLMRRLKAADEVKTMTAVRQYNGRLNGSLPPRGPLLPFPKQDKKLSSGERQERKVGISSPKKAKPKDKTKESTPKDTAPAPPEATLSIKKEITDCEIIQPTGNATIVVSSSSDEDEAEAETVDKPHNKTQPQRQATAVAKPNDEEASDHSTTSQCSTESSKRRYRQRLKLDAAYVVDSFEKLILPHLKESLAERYKSLNSDSIHTRLHFISCVVTSSDHNSQSISKMEIAKMQNNLKLRNNRQGIEFLLRQMVHVVNQQKQQAAAKRSKEQEAKKLSNRISTVTSAASESAESAKEPPPHQRSLGETAVAPPSSQSPRQSSPSPSSRQSPPALPSRQSPPALPSRQSPPALPSRQSPPALPPRQSPPALSSLQSPPGLPFLQSPPALPPRPIIPPFSVYPSGFLDSTLARVSPGVYSLSESTDLLELSNDMVAHYLVEIDLRLLENQNRRSLLEEMIMKFQKEKSDLEIHSLELQNRKFLLLNLAICRNHGPATASSLILSTLATPVTAAATNSRPPIAESQAEVLGESCNKSEASSNQTQARRKGRVRRAVVVKYLPKRRARFNRRTAKRNDNSDELVAQLQLEIAAKEQTEKSEEISPKMPMPLMEPDAVIKEEPMDFCNAMESQSPPPIIAENGASPNKRSADPIPAAASRPKQSRKSKTITSTVSESNPTQQPLAIIPPLPPPPPPPPEPNYNMPYQLPRSILKAPPPLPTQLRQHTVESNGDMGSDLGFIRKGRLHSVVSPITQIRIYKNHILAAAEDGDIYIFNLHNHKLERQIPKHGEAITNMHLCEKESFLYTTSLDGFLKKSSLENLESVQQTVYVKEPLQSIDIAWDAAFIGSRWGHIFVYNVVTNKMIESPLLSTGQSIIAVKATKEGHRKIIILGCKGNFVNFHDAATGLLLRRLGVPDGLNVYSLLLNDGHVYCGTQKNEIYKFEFASGNLVTKLSCGNGAVSMVSFRDRYLLIGCYDGFIYVLDKHKGSQVGRFEGAGRLVLALAIAGDSIVTSSKDNSLEVLEIPPEMLNGGQKCN
- the LOC108155085 gene encoding uncharacterized protein LOC108155085 isoform X2, giving the protein MDTAEPEATAPAAQSNADSGTSKTEKTDSAPTEPSSSAAASASASAPGSRYNSRHGRDGNNAGRTGGHWDSTDHCDSFFNPRFSNSNNPYQRNRPPNYRWQRNDYSDRSYYGQERYSRYERRTSEDRHNWGYNPTRNNGGDQIRQFNRNPESKELKETEIDCESKRASKAGLQPLETQKKSKENPENKESPFRGQSNPKGGVSRSNKCDIPARSKKNNQNHKSQELKRTEVDCKSKGASKADTCLLKTPSNLKEQPENKERPFSGQSNKEKAALGGDSSQIKVPKPIATRCSKELSFSGTFRDHDQTPTKANEKPSENPPPAAESESSQTYPKIKVRPLTELLNHEIQAATEKNRLGRTAPPERPPNPLSYRPAPKIRRLTVAGSGALDPPDSPTSIKSHLATLDKESLKYIINNSDTIYEEHLKFQARKRRMDEIGRQLKKFDLEKPKESRVTLPIEDEIVDDIDLPKALLQEIEKCLSISTSEADGSKSSPQKEKVALEKREIQTEPSIKRGECSKNSPESKQEQEQNSSIKSGQCSKIPEKEKNSSPTEKETPTETMAGANNLMRRLKAADEVKTMTAVRQYNGRLNGSLPPRGPLLPFPKQDKKLSSGERQERKVGISSPKKAKPKDKTKESTPKDTAPAPPEATLSIKKEITDCEIIQPTGNATIVVSSSSDEDEAEAETVDKPHNKTQPQRQATAVAKPNDEEASDHSTTSQCSTESSKRRYRQRLKLDAAYVVDSFEKLILPHLKESLAERYKSLNSDSIHTRLHFISCVVTSSDHNSQSISKMEIAKMQNNLKLRNNRQGIEFLLRQMVHVVNQQKQQAAAKRSKEQEAKKLSNRISTVTSAASESAESAKEPPPHQRSLGETAVAPPSSQSPRQSSPSPSSRQSPPALPSRQSPPALPSRQSPPALPSRQSPPALPPRQSPPALSSLQSPPGLPFLQSPPALPPRPIIPPFSVYPSGFLDSTLARVSPGVYSLSESTDLLELSNDMVAHYLVEIDLRLLENQNRRSLLEEMIMKFQKEKSDLEIHSLELQNRKFLLLNLAICRNHGPATASSLILSTLATPVTAAATNSRPPIAESQAEVLGESCNKSEASSNQTQARRKGRVRRAVVVKYLPKRRARFNRRTAKRNDNSDELVAQLQLEIAAKEQTEKSEEISPKMPMPLMEPDAVIKEEPMDFCNAMESQSPPPIIAENGASPNKRSADPIPAAASRPKQSRKSKTITSTVSESNPTQQPLAIIPPLPPPPPPPPEPNYNMPYQLPRSILKAPPPLPTQLRQHTVESNGDMGSDLGFIRKGRLHSVVSPITQIRIYKNHILAAAEDGDIYIFNLHNHKLERQIPKHGEAITNMHLCEKESFLYTTSLDGFLKKSSLENLESVQQTVYVKEPLQSIDIAWDAAFIGSRWGHIFVYNVVTNKMIESPLLSTGQSIIAVKATKEGHRKIIILGCKGNFVNFHDAATGLLLRRLGVPDGLNVYSLLLNDGHVYCGTQKNEIYKFEFASGNLVTKLSCGNGAVSMVSFRDRYLLIGCYDGFIYVLDKHKGSQVGRFEGAGRLVLALAIAGDSIVTSSKDNSLEVLEIPPEMLNGGQKCN
- the LOC108155085 gene encoding uncharacterized protein LOC108155085 isoform X3 codes for the protein MDTAEPEATAPAAQSNADSGTSKTEKTDSAPTEPSSSAAASASASAPGSRYNSRHGRDGNNAGRTGGHWDSTDHWQQNNHYAQRRINERWNRDMDRDRDSDSFFNPRFSNSNNPYQRNRPPNYRWQRNDYSDRSYYGQERYSRYERRTSEDRHNWGYNPTRNNGGDQIRQFNRNPESKELKETEIDCESKRASKAGLQPLETQKKSKENPENKESPFRGQSNPKGGVSRSNKCDIPARSKKNNQNHKSQELKRTEVDCKSKGASKADTCLLKTPSNLKEQPENKERPFSGQSNKEKAALGGDSSQIKVPKPIATRCSKELSFSGTFRDHDQTPTKANEKPSENPPPAAESESSQTYPKIKVRPLTELLNHEIQAATEKNRLGRTAPPERPPNPLSYRPAPKIRRLTVAGSGALDPPDSPTSIKSHLATLDKESLKYIINNSDTIYEEHLKFQARKRRMDEIGRQLKKFDLEKPKESRVTLPIEDEIVDDIDLPKALLQEIEKCLSISTSEADGSKSSPQKEKVALEKREIQTEPSIKRGECSKNSPESKQEQEQNSSIKSGQCSKIPEKEKNSSPTEKETPTETMAGANNLMRRLKAADEVKTMTAVRQYNGRLNGSLPPRGPLLPFPKQDKKLSSGERQERKVGISSPKKAKPKDKTKESTPKDTAPAPPEATLSIKKEITDCEIIQPTGNATIVVSSSSDEDEAEAETVDKPHNKTQPQRQATAVAKPNDEEASDHSTTSQCSTESSKRRYRQRLKLDAAYVVDSFEKLILPHLKESLAERYKSLNSDSIHTRLHFISCVVTSSDHNSQSISKMEIAKMQNNLKLRNNRQGIEFLLRQMVHVVNQQKQQAAAKRSKEQEAKKLSNRISTVTSAASESAESAKEPPPHQRSLGETAVAPPSSQSPRQSSPSPSSRQSPPALPSRQSPPALPSRQSPPALPSRQSPPALPPRQSPPALSSLQSPPGLPFLQSPPALPPRPIIPPFSVYPSGFLDSTLARVSPGVYSLSESTDLLELSNDMVAHYLVEIDLRLLENQNRRSLLEEMIMKFQKEKSDLEIHSLELQNRKFLLLNLAICRNHGPATASSLILSTLATPVTAAATNSRPPIAESQAEVLGESCNKSEASSNQTQARRKGRVRRAVVVKYLPKRRARFNRRTAKRNDNSDELVAQLQLEIAAKEQTEKSEEISPKMPMPLMEPDAVIKEEPMDFCNAMESQSPPPIIAENGASPNKRSADPIPAAASRPKQSPASHYTTATTTTAAAARAELQHAIPAATEYPQGPTATTHATETAYGRVQRGHGLGSGLHTEGPPSLGRQSDHPNTHL